One genomic window of Myxococcus virescens includes the following:
- a CDS encoding MXAN_6230/SCO0854 family RING domain-containing protein encodes MGSPSLDVMGGTAALLLRTMGLVFLPSGLAPSGDSQEREQGMDALEADLAGVGYTLDGALREALLALPTEVMAASGRFIYDNCAALRGSNRPFVPLFRNFPESVPRDTRQFYVQRMLGWLFQSPEQPCIHCGAQGTVRALSPCAHLVCERCYDGSDYSACPICHRRLSPSEPFLKPTALEAAKRVYALAANRLTRLSLGTDPDAAGREVMRRLVSRSTVLHPSEVMLLKMLVSVTGVRILGWLPPSIPVKETLAQVMGLLLQDARTAGDVLASAAAYVKTATDVLRILVAWAGGNPDLTVKIPLKSPPRPVRRAVLRMLEGFSVLNLTEDLRRHPGLWKAHAKLLHVFEEWQRHPKVALAFAVLRETVLVPETPFGASVLSLASEHPAAFHRLEADGGVRVGFRSFASHVEAALDASDVRGALRLLRQRPGELLRRLDHVSRLSVAQSSSAALDPELLAVLEAVLPRGAPGLLLTVAAHLRQRHKPFAKRVFFPKGEATHAWGMEDRRPLLPGDAIGQLVAPLERELLRRAEALPAFPQAVLDEALADLMVPLAEKTASRALVAVPRGSLLPLPEGKTLRFFVHWTEPKGTRVDLDLSVAFYDKDWWLVDVCDFTNLRLADDAAVHSGDVTSGPLPTGGAEFLDVHAPRLLAQGVRYAIPVVFSYNSVSFDRMEDAFAGFMVRDGEGGPHFDARAVEQRFDLQGSGKISVPLVIDLVEKTLRWVDVKVPPEDGFQSVHSSRGELANLGKDTLAYFGTGARPTLWDLACLHAAARSRTVQVRRRDGTVSVLTRGSDEDTAAFLRRLRGLEVDATPHGFTPGSTPTFFAGMTDRPSLPAGSEGYALRFLHTSAESVSRLAAGDLVSALKA; translated from the coding sequence ATGGGCTCCCCTTCGCTCGACGTGATGGGCGGTACCGCCGCGCTGCTGCTCCGGACCATGGGGCTTGTCTTCCTCCCCTCAGGACTTGCTCCCAGCGGTGACTCGCAGGAGCGGGAGCAGGGCATGGATGCCCTGGAGGCAGACCTCGCGGGGGTGGGCTACACGCTGGACGGCGCGCTCCGGGAGGCGCTGCTCGCGCTGCCCACCGAGGTCATGGCGGCTTCCGGCCGCTTCATCTACGACAACTGCGCGGCGCTTCGGGGCTCCAACCGGCCCTTCGTTCCGTTGTTCCGGAACTTCCCCGAGAGCGTGCCCCGCGACACCCGGCAGTTTTACGTGCAGCGGATGCTGGGCTGGCTGTTCCAGTCGCCGGAACAGCCGTGCATCCACTGCGGCGCGCAGGGCACGGTGCGTGCGCTGTCGCCGTGCGCCCACCTGGTCTGCGAGCGGTGCTACGACGGAAGCGACTACAGCGCGTGTCCCATCTGTCACCGTCGCTTGTCTCCGTCCGAGCCCTTCCTCAAGCCCACGGCGCTCGAGGCCGCCAAGCGCGTGTATGCACTGGCCGCCAACCGGCTGACGCGGTTGTCCCTGGGGACCGACCCGGATGCCGCGGGGAGGGAGGTCATGCGGCGCCTGGTGTCCCGGTCCACGGTGCTGCACCCCTCCGAGGTGATGTTGCTGAAGATGCTCGTCTCCGTCACGGGGGTGCGCATCCTGGGGTGGCTCCCTCCGAGCATCCCGGTGAAGGAGACGCTGGCGCAGGTCATGGGCCTGCTGCTTCAGGATGCCCGCACGGCGGGAGACGTGCTGGCCAGCGCCGCGGCATACGTGAAGACCGCCACGGATGTGCTCCGGATACTCGTCGCATGGGCGGGCGGCAACCCCGACCTCACCGTCAAGATTCCGCTGAAGAGCCCTCCGCGTCCGGTACGGCGCGCCGTCCTGCGGATGCTGGAAGGCTTCTCCGTGCTGAACCTCACCGAGGACCTCCGACGCCACCCCGGCTTGTGGAAGGCCCACGCGAAGCTCCTGCATGTCTTCGAGGAGTGGCAGCGCCATCCGAAGGTCGCGCTCGCGTTCGCTGTCTTGCGTGAGACGGTGTTGGTGCCGGAGACACCGTTCGGAGCATCCGTGCTGAGTCTGGCCAGCGAGCATCCGGCGGCCTTTCACAGGCTGGAGGCCGACGGAGGCGTCCGCGTTGGCTTCCGCTCCTTTGCCTCACACGTCGAAGCGGCGCTGGACGCGAGCGATGTCCGCGGCGCACTGCGGCTGCTGCGGCAGCGACCCGGTGAGCTGCTGCGCCGGTTGGACCATGTGAGCCGCCTGTCGGTGGCCCAGTCGAGCTCCGCCGCGCTCGACCCGGAGCTGCTCGCGGTGCTCGAGGCGGTGCTGCCTCGGGGCGCGCCTGGGCTGCTGCTCACCGTGGCGGCGCACCTGCGTCAGCGGCACAAGCCGTTCGCCAAACGCGTGTTCTTTCCCAAGGGCGAGGCCACCCACGCCTGGGGCATGGAGGACCGGCGCCCCTTGCTCCCTGGCGACGCCATTGGCCAGCTGGTGGCGCCGCTGGAGCGGGAGCTGCTGCGCCGGGCGGAGGCCCTGCCGGCCTTCCCTCAAGCGGTGCTCGACGAGGCCCTGGCCGACCTGATGGTTCCGCTGGCGGAGAAGACGGCCTCCCGGGCGTTGGTGGCGGTTCCGCGTGGGAGCCTGCTGCCGCTGCCGGAAGGGAAGACCTTGCGCTTCTTCGTCCACTGGACGGAGCCCAAGGGGACGCGGGTGGACCTGGACTTGTCGGTGGCCTTCTACGACAAGGATTGGTGGTTGGTGGACGTGTGTGACTTCACGAACCTGCGGCTGGCGGACGACGCCGCGGTGCATTCGGGGGATGTCACCTCCGGGCCCCTGCCGACGGGTGGCGCCGAGTTCCTGGATGTCCATGCTCCGAGGCTGCTGGCGCAGGGCGTTCGCTACGCCATCCCGGTGGTGTTCTCCTACAACAGCGTCTCGTTCGATCGCATGGAGGACGCGTTCGCGGGCTTCATGGTCCGGGACGGGGAGGGCGGGCCCCACTTCGATGCGCGCGCGGTGGAGCAGCGCTTCGACCTGCAGGGGAGCGGGAAGATCTCCGTGCCGCTCGTCATCGACCTCGTCGAGAAGACGCTCCGTTGGGTGGATGTGAAGGTCCCTCCAGAGGATGGCTTCCAGAGTGTGCACAGCTCGCGAGGCGAGCTCGCGAACCTTGGAAAGGACACCCTGGCCTACTTCGGAACCGGCGCCCGCCCCACGCTCTGGGACCTGGCTTGCCTTCACGCCGCCGCGCGCAGCCGCACGGTGCAGGTCCGGCGCCGGGATGGCACGGTGTCTGTCCTGACGCGGGGCTCGGACGAGGACACCGCCGCCTTCCTGCGCAGGCTGCGTGGCCTTGAAGTGGATGCCACCCCCCACGGCTTCACGCCTGGCTCAACGCCCACATTCTTCGCGGGGATGACGGACCGCCCCTCGCTCCCGGCCGGCAGCGAGGGCTATGCGCTGCGGTTCCTCCACACCTCCGCGGAATCCGTTTCACGGCTGGCCGCGGGCGATTTGGTGTCCGCGCTGAAGGCATAG
- a CDS encoding right-handed parallel beta-helix repeat-containing protein, which translates to MNLSRAALLVLLQPLAVQAAEYRVGPDQQYTRLGDVPWESLEPGDTVFVHARPTPYAEKWVLGRRGTAAAPITVRGVKDAQGNLPVIVGENATTRSQLNYWGEERGILKIGGSNRPADTMPAHLVVENLHLRRARGAFTGRNGASTYLDNAAAIFIEKGEHITIRGCVLEDSGNGLFIANQASNVTVEHSHILGNGNTGSILEHNAYTEALGITYQFNRFGPLCTGCLGNNLKDRSAGSLIRYNWIEGGNRQLDLVDSSSGTLRAAPSYARTFVYGNVLLEPEGAGNRQIVHFGGDSGNTANYRGTLYFFHNTVVSSRTDRTTLLRLSHQNQTAHVMNNMVLVAAAHGNTLSLTDEAGTLRHGGNWYKPGYVSTFGTLTGAVVDAGGNLTGTDPGFINLAGQDFRLAAASTLRSQAVALPAETRSEPVTWQYVKHTAGEPRAQVSPAHIGAYGDASEPGTETPDAGTGTEPDAGTGTPTDAGTDTPMDAGTTPQQPDDTENSGGCTAAGASFAGPLAFAILGILGRRRRNPARGQ; encoded by the coding sequence ATGAACCTCTCGCGAGCCGCCCTTCTCGTCCTGCTCCAGCCGCTGGCCGTCCAGGCCGCGGAGTACCGCGTAGGCCCCGACCAGCAGTACACCCGCCTGGGTGACGTGCCCTGGGAGTCCCTCGAGCCCGGAGACACCGTCTTCGTCCACGCACGGCCCACGCCCTACGCGGAGAAGTGGGTCCTGGGCCGCAGGGGCACTGCCGCCGCGCCCATCACCGTGCGCGGCGTGAAGGACGCGCAGGGCAACCTGCCCGTCATCGTCGGCGAGAACGCCACCACGCGCTCGCAGCTCAACTATTGGGGTGAGGAGCGCGGCATCCTGAAGATTGGTGGCTCCAACCGGCCCGCGGACACGATGCCCGCGCACCTGGTGGTGGAGAACCTCCACCTGCGCCGGGCACGCGGCGCCTTCACCGGCCGCAATGGCGCGTCCACCTACCTGGACAACGCCGCCGCCATCTTCATCGAGAAGGGCGAACACATCACCATCCGGGGCTGCGTGCTCGAGGACAGCGGCAACGGCCTGTTCATCGCCAATCAGGCGTCGAATGTCACCGTCGAGCACAGCCACATCCTGGGCAACGGCAACACCGGCAGCATCCTCGAGCACAACGCGTACACCGAAGCGCTGGGCATCACCTACCAGTTCAACCGATTCGGTCCGCTCTGCACCGGCTGTCTGGGCAACAACCTGAAGGACCGCTCGGCGGGCAGTCTCATCCGGTACAACTGGATTGAGGGAGGTAACCGGCAGCTCGACCTGGTGGACTCGTCCAGCGGAACGCTGCGCGCGGCGCCGTCGTATGCGCGGACCTTCGTCTACGGCAACGTCTTGCTGGAGCCCGAGGGCGCGGGCAACCGGCAAATCGTCCACTTCGGTGGCGACTCCGGCAACACGGCCAACTACCGGGGCACGCTCTACTTCTTCCACAACACCGTGGTGTCCAGCCGCACGGACCGGACCACGTTGTTGCGGCTGTCGCACCAGAACCAGACGGCGCACGTGATGAACAACATGGTGCTGGTGGCCGCGGCCCATGGCAACACGCTGTCCCTCACGGACGAGGCGGGCACGCTCCGACATGGCGGCAACTGGTACAAGCCCGGCTACGTGAGCACCTTCGGCACGCTCACGGGCGCCGTGGTGGATGCGGGGGGGAATCTCACCGGAACCGACCCCGGGTTCATCAACCTCGCCGGACAGGACTTCCGCCTGGCCGCTGCCTCCACCCTGCGAAGTCAGGCGGTGGCGCTCCCCGCCGAGACCCGCAGCGAGCCCGTCACCTGGCAGTACGTGAAACACACCGCGGGTGAGCCGCGCGCCCAGGTGAGCCCGGCCCACATCGGCGCGTATGGGGATGCCTCCGAGCCAGGGACCGAGACACCGGACGCGGGCACGGGCACCGAGCCCGACGCGGGAACAGGCACGCCCACGGATGCGGGCACGGACACACCCATGGATGCGGGCACGACGCCGCAGCAGCCAGACGACACCGAGAATTCGGGTGGCTGCACAGCCGCTGGAGCCAGCTTCGCGGGCCCACTGGCGTTCGCGATTCTCGGCATCCTGGGACGCCGGAGGAGAAACCCGGCGCGAGGCCAGTAG
- a CDS encoding response regulator transcription factor — MPPGEAPATVLVTDDDERFRERLVRAFVRHGFQAHGAASAQAALEAARTLRPGYAVVDLRLPDGSGLELVRELKALDASTTVVVLTGYGSIATAVEAVRRGATHYLAKPADVDDILLAFAGATLPSGQEAALTHEVPSLARAEWEHIQRVLADCGGNISQAARLLRIQRRSLQRKLSKYPVPK; from the coding sequence ATGCCCCCAGGTGAAGCCCCCGCCACGGTGCTCGTCACCGACGACGACGAGCGGTTCCGAGAGCGGCTGGTGCGCGCCTTCGTACGGCACGGCTTCCAGGCCCATGGCGCGGCCAGCGCGCAAGCGGCGCTCGAGGCCGCGCGGACGTTGCGTCCGGGTTACGCCGTCGTCGACCTGCGCCTGCCCGACGGTTCCGGCCTGGAGTTGGTGCGCGAGCTGAAGGCCCTGGACGCGAGCACCACCGTCGTGGTGCTGACGGGCTATGGCAGCATCGCCACGGCGGTGGAGGCCGTCCGGCGAGGCGCCACGCACTACCTGGCCAAGCCCGCGGACGTGGACGACATCCTGCTGGCCTTCGCCGGCGCCACCCTCCCCTCCGGGCAGGAGGCCGCGCTCACCCACGAGGTGCCCTCCCTGGCGCGCGCGGAGTGGGAGCACATCCAGCGCGTGCTCGCCGACTGTGGGGGCAACATCTCCCAGGCCGCCCGGTTGCTGCGCATCCAGCGGCGGAGCCTGCAACGCAAGCTGTCCAAGTACCCCGTTCCCAAGTGA
- a CDS encoding ATP-binding protein, which translates to MSTAPTHPEAPSPDVLSSPPRSAFRRSTGDMAARLSSSDIALGWLVRLRWHAVAGQALTVGVAVRVLELKLPVAPLLALVATTAVSNLLLALWLRREPEVRPGLLGAVLAFDTALLTGLLALSGGPANPFAMLYLVHVTLAAIVLGPRWTALIAMLSVLGSTSLFACHVPLPDTVNPPGSHGLDSLHVVGMWVAFTLTALIIGFVVARVAAALRDRHAALARTQRLAARAEKLASLSTLAAGAAHELGTPLGTIAIAANELDALILEAPQEALEDARLIRDEVERCRDILERMSARAGQTLGEVPERTTPSDVLARLREQLGTADQARLQLEPGPDVPFWCPVRGLVQVLTNLVRNGLHASEATGANVVVSAHREEDRLRFIVEDQGTGIPRALLPRLGEPFFTTKPAGQGMGLGLFLTQTYAELCGGRLELSSEEGQGTRVTLELPLRKESSDAPR; encoded by the coding sequence GTGTCCACCGCGCCGACTCACCCCGAGGCGCCGTCGCCTGACGTCCTGTCCTCGCCCCCGCGCTCCGCCTTCCGACGCTCCACCGGGGACATGGCGGCGCGGCTGTCCTCCAGCGACATCGCGCTCGGGTGGCTGGTCCGCCTGCGCTGGCACGCCGTCGCCGGCCAGGCGCTGACCGTGGGCGTCGCCGTCCGGGTGCTGGAGTTGAAGCTGCCCGTGGCGCCCCTGCTGGCCCTGGTGGCCACGACGGCGGTGTCCAACCTGCTCCTCGCGCTCTGGCTCCGTCGCGAGCCCGAGGTCCGTCCCGGCCTGCTGGGCGCCGTGCTCGCGTTCGACACCGCGTTGCTGACGGGGCTGCTCGCGCTGTCCGGTGGCCCGGCCAACCCGTTCGCCATGCTGTATCTCGTCCATGTGACGCTGGCGGCCATCGTGCTGGGCCCCCGTTGGACGGCGCTCATCGCGATGCTGTCGGTGCTGGGCTCGACCAGCCTCTTCGCCTGCCACGTCCCACTGCCCGACACGGTGAACCCGCCGGGCAGCCACGGCCTGGACTCGCTCCACGTCGTGGGCATGTGGGTCGCCTTCACGCTGACGGCGCTCATCATCGGCTTCGTCGTCGCCCGCGTGGCCGCCGCGCTGAGAGACCGGCATGCCGCGCTGGCGCGCACGCAGCGGCTGGCGGCGCGCGCGGAGAAGCTGGCGTCGCTGTCCACGCTGGCGGCCGGCGCGGCACACGAGCTGGGCACGCCGCTGGGCACCATCGCCATCGCGGCCAACGAACTGGACGCGCTCATCCTGGAGGCGCCCCAGGAGGCGCTGGAGGACGCCCGCCTCATCCGGGACGAGGTGGAGCGCTGCCGGGACATCCTGGAGCGCATGAGCGCCCGCGCAGGACAGACGCTGGGCGAGGTCCCCGAACGGACGACGCCGAGCGACGTGCTCGCCCGCCTCCGGGAACAACTGGGCACCGCCGACCAGGCGCGCCTCCAACTCGAGCCCGGCCCGGACGTGCCCTTCTGGTGCCCCGTGCGAGGACTGGTGCAGGTTCTGACGAACCTGGTGCGCAACGGGCTGCATGCCAGCGAGGCCACCGGAGCGAACGTCGTGGTGTCCGCGCACCGCGAGGAAGACCGCCTGCGCTTCATCGTGGAGGACCAGGGCACCGGCATCCCACGCGCGCTGCTGCCCCGGCTGGGCGAGCCCTTCTTCACCACCAAGCCCGCGGGCCAGGGCATGGGGCTGGGCCTGTTCCTCACCCAGACGTACGCCGAGCTGTGTGGAGGCCGCCTGGAGCTCAGCTCCGAGGAGGGACAGGGGACGCGCGTGACGCTGGAGCTGCCCTTGAGGAAGGAGTCGTCCGATGCCCCCAGGTGA